The genomic window CAGCGACTGTAGGAGATCCTCGCAAGGTCGCCCAGCTGCTCAGCGGTGTCGACCGTGAAACCAAGGTGATATGGGCGGGGTACAGGTCCAGAGAGATGGACCTGAGAGTGGAGATGCCAGTGCCCAGCGTTCAGGACGTGGAAATCTCGAGGAGAATAGCATATCCACCGCCATCGGTAAGCCGTCTGAGAAGAATCATTGAACTCATCAACGAGTACACGTCAACGCTTGTGTTCACTAACACAAGATCATTTGCGGAAACACTTGGGGCCAAAATGCGACAAGTCGACCCGCCCTTCGAGTTCGATGTTCATCACGGTTCATTGTCTAAGGAGGTGCGACTGCAGGCGGAACAGAGAATTCGAAGAGGCACATCCAAGGCAGTGATTGCCACATCGAGCCTAGAACTGGGAATAGACATAGGCCAGGCCGACCTGGTTGTACAGTATAGCAGCCCCAGACAAGTCTCAAGAGCCCTCCAGCGGGCAGGTCGTGCAGGCCATGGCATGAATAGAGTTGCACGAGCAGTGCTGCTGGCCACAATGAATCTGGATGACGTGACCGAGTGCGGAGTCATACTCAGACGCGCAAGGCTCAACAAAGTCGAGGCGGCGTCAATTCCTGAGATGTCATGGGACGTGCTGGTCCACCAGATATGCGGCATCCTGTTGGATGTGGGAGAAACTGACTTCAGAGAAGTGTATTCAACTACGAAGTCAGTCCATGCCTTCAGGCTTCTGGACGAAAGCGGCTTGAGGCGAATCTTGGCGTTCATGGAGAGTAGAGGTCTAGTTCGCATAGAGAATGACACTCTGAAACCAGGAAGACGCACACGCATATTCTACTACGAACACCTGAGTACAATACCAGACGTTCGTCAAGTCAATGCAGTAGATATCATTACTAGGCAGAGTATAGGAGTACTGGATGAGGACTATGTCACAGAGAACGTAGAAACTGGCTCAGTCTTCGTGATTCGCGGGAGGCCATACCGCGTTGTGGTCATAGAGGAGGGGGAGGTCATCTGTACGCCCGCAGCAGAGTCTGACAGTGATGCACCGCGCTGGATTGGAGAGATGATTCCCGTGCCAATGGAGGTTGCGACGGAAGTTGCTGATGTCTGGAACAGAGTCGTAGGAATGGACAAGGATGAGTGTGCACGATGGCTTCGGCATAGATACGGACTCTCAGACACTGCTCAGGAGTACCTGATTGGCGCAGTCACAGAGGCGAAGAGAGTACTGGGCACGCTGCCTTCAAGGGACCGGGTGGTGATTGAAGACTTTGGCGATGGATTGGTCATACATATGCCATTTGGTAGCCGCGCAAATGAAACACTAGGAATAGTATTGGCGGCGTTGATCACAACACGCTCGGGGAGAGACGTCGGAGTAGAACGAGACCCCTATCGAGTCCTCTTCGTGTCTGGAGAGAGGATAGACCCCGACATGGTCTCAGAACTGCTCAGATCTTATGACAGTAAGCAGGCATCTGAGATTCTCCGACGGGCTCTGAGGAACACACAGACCTTCACATCGAGGTTTGTCCATGTGGCCCGCAGGATGGGCGTGATTCCTCGCGAGTCGAAGACGAAGGAGATACCGGTTCAGAAGATAGTCCAGGCCTATCATGACACGCCTGTCTTCGAAGAGGCGATGAGAGAGGTGATTAGTGAAAAGATGGATGAGAAGCAGATGGGCAGGATACTCGACAGACTGACCACAGGGAAGATAGAGATTGTGATTGCAAGGACTCCAAGTATGTCACCACTGGCACGACTCATCGTTGAAGAGAGGTCGCGTTTCGAAGTCGTGGGGGAGTTGACCGAGGAGGAGGAAATACTGAGGCTAATCGAACAGAGGCTCACAGCGAAGAGATTCAGGCTGGTCTGTGTCAATGGGGACTGGGAGTCTGTCAGAACTGTATCTACGCTCGAGGATGCAGTTCTATGTCCAAGATGTGGCTCGGCAATGATTGCTGCACTCCCACAGAGGGAGACTGCCTTCGGGAGAATAGTCAAGAAGAGAGCAGAAGGTCAGTCCCTCTCTGCTGAGGAGCTGAGGAAGTACTCAAGAGGTATGCTCACCGCGAGTCTCGTGGCTCATTATGGCAAGAAAGCACTAATTGTGCTTGCAGGAAGAGGGATTGGTCCAGCAACGGCATCAAGGATACTGAAACCTGGGCGGATAGATAGACACACACTCCTGAGGGGAGTCGCAGATGCGGAGGCACAATATGCTCGAACGCGCCAGTTTTGGGATTAAGCCCGACAAACCGCTTGTAGTATTCGTAGGCAGAAGCAATGTAGGCAAGAGCACAGTGATAAGGGCGCTCACTGGAGCGAAAGTACGAGTGGGGAAGAGGCCCGGTACGACCCGTAGAGAAGTCATGATAGATGCGGGTTCAGTCACAATAGTTGACTTTCCGGGCTTTGGACACATGACAGGACAAAGCAAGAAGTCGATAGAGAAGACAAAGAGCGACATTGTAGAGAGTCTTGAGAGATGGAGCAAGAGAATCGTTCTGAGCGTACTTGTGATAGACATAGCCATGTTTCCACAACTTGTAGAGAGATGGGAGAGCAGGGGTGAGATTCCCATTGACCTCGAGTTCTATGACTTCCTGTTGGAAGTCTCAAGAGCTGTACTCATAGTTGCCAACAAGACAGACAAGATTGGAAGAGCAGACCTCACGGAGGCGGTCGCTCTCTTGCGTGAGAGGACCAAGAAGGCCGCGGGACAAGAACCTCTGATTATCGAGACTGACGCATCTCGTCGTCTGGGGCTAGACAGACTGAAGATAGCCATTGAGGATGTACTGAGGTGTCAGGCGATTGCCCTCCCAACGTGGTAGATGCCTGTCATGGCTTCATCTTCTTGACAATATAGTACGCCAGACCCACGAACAGCAACACAGAGGAGATTGCTAGCATAGGTGGGATTGCACCCGGTGCTTCGACGAATTCCTGTGACAACCAACCGAGTATGTTCATGAACAGGCGGGAGTTGTCAGCAGAGTAGAACCATTGCGTTTCTCGCCGACTGTCGGATGTAGGCAGGTCGAGAGGACGACCTGAGAACATGATGGTGGACCCACACACTACTACCCTGCTGCTATCGTACTCAAAAGCGGCAAGCCAAGGTGGGCGTGTGCCATTGATGGCGGAATACTTGAGTGGATGCTGTGCCAGGTCTGCAAGGCTCATATTCGGGAAGGACGTGTTGCCATAACTGAATGGGCTCACCTTGAACTGCGCAAAGGAGCTCTTGTAGCCATTGGCGACGGCACTCGCAGTGTCTATCGGTCTGAGAGTAGCAGTCATCACCAGCAGCTCGTTGATGTCCCTGAAAATCGGATGCGTAGAGTCCCAGCTGGTGCTGTCAAGCCGTATGACATAAGGAACGCTCTTGTTCAAGGCATGGTCATAGTCGAACATCGTGTCTGACCATATCGAGTCGGGACCAGTCTGATTGGTACTGAAACGTACACCGGTCATATTGAGCTGATCCAAGAACCTGTTGACCGCCACATTGTCCCCCAAGTCTTGGAAAGGTGCTTCAGACCAGTACCGGGAGGTCTGGTTAATCATCGGGTCACCAAGCACGAAGAGGGAACTCCCGTTGGCAAGCATCTTGGTAATTGCTATGCTCTCGTTCTTTGTATACTCGTATGTGCGGTCTGGGGAGGCAACAATCAGGATGTCCACATCCCTCAAGACGGTCTCGTTGATTGGAGTGTCTCTATGCACTTTGACAATGTAACGAGTGGAAGCATTGACCATGTCAAGCATCAGTTTCAACCCGTTTGCGGCGTCGCCAGGTTCAAACTGCGGACCGTGACTTGCGTCGTATAGAATAACGACCGGATCCAGCGGACTCTGAGCTCTCACATCTGTCTGGAAACTCGACACGAAAAGCAGCAGCACCAGTACAGCGACGTAGACTTTGGGAGGGTTCCTGCGATTCAATGTTGACTCCATCCGACCTTCTGGCTCAGCTTGCAAGCGCCACTCTGGGCAGAGTTTTAAACGTATCTGACGAACAGCCGACGACGCTCACTGTCAGTCGGTCCTTCGCCACATCACAAACAGCCGACGACGCTCACTGTCAGTAGACTCAGCACTGAGATAGGCCTTGCGAATCTCAGCAATCTTCTGTGCAAGCATGTGGTAACACATGTCAAATTCGTTCTTGATGACTACCGACTGATAGAAGCTCCTGCAGCTGCAGTACAAATCGGGAACAGTCAGGTACTCGCGTGCTCGACCTCTCACAATCCAAGTCACAGACCCACTAGGAGAGAAATGATACCGAATCACACGACCCTCTTCTACCAATTTCAGAGCACGAACAAAACGTTTCCCATAGCGGTCTCGGAAGTGTTGAACGGTGCTCTGACTGAGAATTGGTTCTGCTAGGAGCTGGACTTCGTAGGCGCTGAGTACCATGTCATCTCTCTTGCTTCATCACTTGCGTTAAAACCTTCCACTCATTCCATCTTCACCAGAACAGCCATGAAGCTAATCCTCGAAGACAGGGCGGTAATTGTCAAGGGAAGCTCCCACACCTCTATGATTCTATCGGACCTGCACATTGGCTATTCGGTAGAGCTGTCGATTACGACTGGAGTGGAGTTTCCATTCCAGCATGAGTTCATGCTCTCACGCATAGAAACTCTGATTGACAAATATGATGTCGAAACCGTTTTCGTGGCAGGAGACCTCAAACACACCATCGGCGTGGACCACAACTACAACTGGAGTGCGATTCCTGAACTCACAGAGCGACTCTCCCAGCGTGTCAGATTAGTCTTGGTACCTGGAAACCATGATGGTGACATACAATGCCTACTACCCCGGCGGGTCACTCTCGAGGACGTCAGAGGTTGTATCACAAAGATCGATGGGGTCTCACTGGGAATCATGCACGGACATGCATGGCCTGCTGGTGACTTAATGGACTGTGACTTGATAATCATGGGACATTGCCATCCAAGCATAAGAAGACAAAGAACCGTTTCTGTGAGTGGTAGACGCGTCACAAGAAACGCAGGTACCATTCCGGTTGTTCTGAAGATCAGAGTAGACAGAGACTGTGTGCGTCGGTGTGCAGGAATGACCGTGGGCGACAGCAAAGCTCCACTAGAATGCGTAGTGATGCCAGCTTTCAACTCGCTCATCTCAGGTGTCGGTGTTGACAGAGAGGACTTCGTGCTCGCAGGTCCGATGTTCGGAAACGGGTGCGGGAGGTGCGCGTCACTCATGGAGGCAGAGGTATACAGCACAGCTGGTGTCTTCTTGAACACAGTTCAGGCCTTAAGAAGGGATGAGTCCGCTCGCTCAACCAGCCGTGCAATTCGAGGCTTGGAGTAGGGCTTGATTCTACGCAGGGTGTGCAGCAGCTGCCCGGATGCAAGACACTGGTAGACATCTAATGTAGGAATGCGTACGTTGACGCACAGAAACGCAGAGGATGAGCCTTCTGTGCCTTGTGAGATCCATACAGTGGTTGCTGGCATTGGTAACGTTTATCTTGACTGTTCTCACCCTCTACCTTGCGCAGGTCAATAAGATCCCGAGGACCTGTGCCATCGTAATGGGTTGGTGGTCTAGCTTGGCTATGATACTTGGTTCGGGACCAAGTGGTCAGACTGTGATGCACCATGCGTCACAGGACCAAGAGTTCAAGTCGTGACACACCAGGTGTCATGAGAATTCATCTCCTCCAGCCCACCACCAGCCCAAGTGTGCAACGGTCCAATTGCTCACAAGACTAGAAGAGCCGGATGTGCGAGGTGGATGCCTCAGTCTGTGCACGGCCGCCACCTGTGATTTGGCGGTTGAGGGCTCGATGAAACCTCTAGACGGAGGTTTCGACCTTTCTATAACATCACATCGTCAAAAGACGAAATGCTTATCACAATGCTCCTGTCAGCGCTTCTATCATGTCTAGCCAACCCTCTGCTCGCGAGCGGCTGGCCCGAAGGATTGCCGGGGAAATCGCTCTCTCAGACCATCCAGGTCAGGCTATGCGCATCTGGAGAGAACGATTCAGGTTGGCTCAGATTGTCTTGGCAGAGCATCTTAACGTGAGTCCAAGCGTGATTAGTGACTACGAGTCTGGTAGGAGGAAATCACCGGGGACCGCCACAATACGGAGGTTCGTGATGGCACTCCTGTCTCTAGATGAGAGATTGGGAGGACAGGTGACGTCTGCATTCGTCAGGCTCATGGACGTTAGCCTAGTCGATCTAAACATAGTACTTGCAATAAGCGAGTTCACGTCACCAATGACTTCGGAAGAGTTCTGCAGGAAACTGAAGTGCGAGGTCCTGTCAGGGAAGGACTATCTCAAGAGGCCCATATACGGTTACACATTGGTTGATGTGGAGAAGGCTGTGAAGGAATTGAACAGCGAGGACTTCCTCAAACTCTTTGGTGCTACCACTGAACGATGCTTGATCTTCACAAGGGTGAACACAGGACGAGCACCAATGATTGCGATAAAGTCGCAGGAGTTCAAGCCTACACTTGTCGTGTTGCATGGAGCCGGGCAGATAGACCGACTGGCACTCGAACTGAGCGAACAGATGCGGATACCAATGGCGGTCAGCAAGATAGGCTCGCTCGATGTGCTCGTGAAAGAACTGCGTGAGATTAGCCCGGGTTAGGAGAGAATCATCTCCAATATGGCCATGCGCGTCACGACACCTGCTTCAACTTGGTCAAAATACCTGGCCTGTGGTGTGAAGTCTACTGCGGTATCCAGCTCGTCTACACGGGGCAATGGATGGAGGATTATCGCGTCCTTCTGCATCAATGCCACCTCTTGCAGTCTGATTCGGAACTTCCCCTTCACCGCTTCATACTCGCCGATGTCAGGGAAACGCTCCTTCTGTATTCTAGTCATGTAGACCACGTCAACATCCTTTACGGCCTCCTCCACACTGTCGACCTCTGTTACTTTGACTCCGGCTCTGAGCATCTCGTCCACGATTGCGGGCTTCATTCGGAGCTGTGGTGGAGCTGCCAGCTTGATGCGGACATCGTAGAGGGACAGCGCCATAGCCAATGAGTGGACCGTGCGACCGTACTTCAGGTCACCACACAAGGAAACGGAAATCCCGTCAATTGAACCTTTCATCTTCTTGATGGAATAGAGGTCGAGAAGGGCTTGAGTTGGGTGTTCTTCCGAGCCGCTGCCGGCGTTGATTATAGGAATCCTTGAAAACTCAGCCGCCAAGCGTGCAGAGCCGTCAAGCGGGTGACGCATGACAATAACGTCTGCATATCGCTCCACGGTCCGAATAGTGTCTGCCAAGGTTTCTCCCTTTCCGCCGGCACTTGAAACGCTGACGTCTGCAAAACCGAGAACCTTGCCTCCTAGACGCAGCATTGCGCTCTCGAATGATAGACGTGTGCGAGTGGACGGCTCAAAGAACAGACAGGCCATGATCTTGTCATGCATCTTGTCGCTTCGCCGAGTGGAGACCTCCTCCATCTCTGAAGCACGTTTGAGAATCGCATCGATATCGTCACGGGTCAGGTCCTGAATACTGATGAGATTGTGGAATCGACTCATTGGCGTCTTCCTCTCTGGTACCGGGGAGAATAACCATTCACTTTAAACTTTCCAGAAACGAGGAAGCTAGCTCTGCCGATTTGAGGAGTTGCGCCCGTGCTTTCGAGCGACCTCAACTTTCCGAATTGGAACCCCAGCCTCTATCAGTAATTGACTGGCAAGCGGGTCTTCATACTCCTCTATGTAGACAATCTCAACGATTCCGGCGTTAATCAACATCTTAGTGCATATGCTGCACGGTCGGGTTGTGCAGTAGAGGATGGCTCCACGAACGCTAACACCATGATAGGCGGCCTGTATGATTGCGTTCTGTTCTGCGTGGAGACCTCTACATAGCTCATGCCGCTCTCCGGGTCGCACACCCAATTCCTCCCTGAGACAGCCCGTCTCATCGCAGTGCCTCAGGCCCTTGGGAGCCCCATTGTATCCTGTAGAGAGAATCTGCGACTCCTTCACAATCACGGCACCCACCTGATTCCTCAGGCATGTGCTTCTTGAGGAGACTAGGTCAGCAATCTCGGAGAAGTATACATCTTTGCTCTTCCGTGCCAAGAACACTCGCACTCCTCCGCTGTCAGCAAGTGTGTGACTTAAGAAGCTCTCCTTCAGAGTGGTGCGGGCCAAATAACGACTCAACGGACAGCCATGTGGACAGGCAATACAATTCACTGTTAGATAGAAAAAGGAGGTAGGTGCATGGACTCTGTTGCAGAAGTCAAGTCCGGAGTCGGCAGAGGAGATAGCATTGACTGATTTGCGCCGAGTGCGGATACTGAGGGCTTCCTGTGCCAGCCTCAGCCATGCGGTGACTGGTCATGACCACTTATGCAACAGAGTCAGGTGCATGACAAAGCTAAAAAGGGTCGTGCAGGTGGCAACTTGCAGCTCAGGCGTTCGCGGCAGCTGCCCCGAAGTTGGACAACCTTGGGCATGCACCGGATCGTGCTTATGTGTCTCTGTGGCACAGAACTCGCGAGGTCAACTCGATACTTTGACTGACCTAGAGAAGTAAGCCGCCCCAGTGCCGGTTCTTGGGAGCAACAAGACTCCTGTGTCCAATCAGCAATGAACGGCAGGACTGACTCGGATGAAGCAACGTAAGGGCAAACTGATAGTATGGCCCGCATATCTTGACTCGGATCTTACAAGGTCCAGAGGACGCAAGATACCTGCAGGTCTTGCAGCTCCGGCGGTGACTGTAAAGATGCTGAAGGAGGCGGCGGACCTAGCAGGGCTTGATTCGGAAGTTCAAGCAGAAAAGAGATACCCGCGCGATAGCACATCGAACCAAGGGTACCTTGTTGTTGAAAACCCTGAATCACACAAGAAAAAGAGGATATTGCTGATGCTTGCTAAGGGCGTCCGAAGAATTGTCGCAAGACAGGAGGCGGAGCGACTTCAGGCGGCCAAGAAGGGCAAGAAGAAGGCGCGTAAGCCGT from Candidatus Thorarchaeota archaeon includes these protein-coding regions:
- a CDS encoding signal recognition particle protein Srp19 (binds to 7S RNA to mediate binding of the signal recognition particle protein Srp54) — its product is MKQRKGKLIVWPAYLDSDLTRSRGRKIPAGLAAPAVTVKMLKEAADLAGLDSEVQAEKRYPRDSTSNQGYLVVENPESHKKKRILLMLAKGVRRIVARQEAERLQAAKKGKKKARKP
- a CDS encoding cytidine deaminase yields the protein MARKSKDVYFSEIADLVSSRSTCLRNQVGAVIVKESQILSTGYNGAPKGLRHCDETGCLREELGVRPGERHELCRGLHAEQNAIIQAAYHGVSVRGAILYCTTRPCSICTKMLINAGIVEIVYIEEYEDPLASQLLIEAGVPIRKVEVARKHGRNSSNRQS
- the engB gene encoding GTP-binding protein EngB, which produces MLERASFGIKPDKPLVVFVGRSNVGKSTVIRALTGAKVRVGKRPGTTRREVMIDAGSVTIVDFPGFGHMTGQSKKSIEKTKSDIVESLERWSKRIVLSVLVIDIAMFPQLVERWESRGEIPIDLEFYDFLLEVSRAVLIVANKTDKIGRADLTEAVALLRERTKKAAGQEPLIIETDASRRLGLDRLKIAIEDVLRCQAIALPTW
- a CDS encoding helix-turn-helix domain-containing protein encodes the protein MSSQPSARERLARRIAGEIALSDHPGQAMRIWRERFRLAQIVLAEHLNVSPSVISDYESGRRKSPGTATIRRFVMALLSLDERLGGQVTSAFVRLMDVSLVDLNIVLAISEFTSPMTSEEFCRKLKCEVLSGKDYLKRPIYGYTLVDVEKAVKELNSEDFLKLFGATTERCLIFTRVNTGRAPMIAIKSQEFKPTLVVLHGAGQIDRLALELSEQMRIPMAVSKIGSLDVLVKELREISPG
- a CDS encoding DEAD/DEAH box helicase → MSVFDSLGPRFTSFLAENGIKTPTPIQEKAIPAILSTRQDMLLLAPTGSGKTEASLLPLLYQLVRIQSEMELFGFYILYITPLRALNRDVLNRIERLCKHLGLTVEVRHGDTTPHERRRQAVSPPNLLIMTPEALQAILPGSRLRYHLKTVFTVVVDEIHEIADSKRGTQLSLGLERLERLVGTRIQRIGLSATVGDPRKVAQLLSGVDRETKVIWAGYRSREMDLRVEMPVPSVQDVEISRRIAYPPPSVSRLRRIIELINEYTSTLVFTNTRSFAETLGAKMRQVDPPFEFDVHHGSLSKEVRLQAEQRIRRGTSKAVIATSSLELGIDIGQADLVVQYSSPRQVSRALQRAGRAGHGMNRVARAVLLATMNLDDVTECGVILRRARLNKVEAASIPEMSWDVLVHQICGILLDVGETDFREVYSTTKSVHAFRLLDESGLRRILAFMESRGLVRIENDTLKPGRRTRIFYYEHLSTIPDVRQVNAVDIITRQSIGVLDEDYVTENVETGSVFVIRGRPYRVVVIEEGEVICTPAAESDSDAPRWIGEMIPVPMEVATEVADVWNRVVGMDKDECARWLRHRYGLSDTAQEYLIGAVTEAKRVLGTLPSRDRVVIEDFGDGLVIHMPFGSRANETLGIVLAALITTRSGRDVGVERDPYRVLFVSGERIDPDMVSELLRSYDSKQASEILRRALRNTQTFTSRFVHVARRMGVIPRESKTKEIPVQKIVQAYHDTPVFEEAMREVISEKMDEKQMGRILDRLTTGKIEIVIARTPSMSPLARLIVEERSRFEVVGELTEEEEILRLIEQRLTAKRFRLVCVNGDWESVRTVSTLEDAVLCPRCGSAMIAALPQRETAFGRIVKKRAEGQSLSAEELRKYSRGMLTASLVAHYGKKALIVLAGRGIGPATASRILKPGRIDRHTLLRGVADAEAQYARTRQFWD
- the pyrB gene encoding aspartate carbamoyltransferase, which gives rise to MSRFHNLISIQDLTRDDIDAILKRASEMEEVSTRRSDKMHDKIMACLFFEPSTRTRLSFESAMLRLGGKVLGFADVSVSSAGGKGETLADTIRTVERYADVIVMRHPLDGSARLAAEFSRIPIINAGSGSEEHPTQALLDLYSIKKMKGSIDGISVSLCGDLKYGRTVHSLAMALSLYDVRIKLAAPPQLRMKPAIVDEMLRAGVKVTEVDSVEEAVKDVDVVYMTRIQKERFPDIGEYEAVKGKFRIRLQEVALMQKDAIILHPLPRVDELDTAVDFTPQARYFDQVEAGVVTRMAILEMILS
- a CDS encoding metallophosphoesterase; amino-acid sequence: MKLILEDRAVIVKGSSHTSMILSDLHIGYSVELSITTGVEFPFQHEFMLSRIETLIDKYDVETVFVAGDLKHTIGVDHNYNWSAIPELTERLSQRVRLVLVPGNHDGDIQCLLPRRVTLEDVRGCITKIDGVSLGIMHGHAWPAGDLMDCDLIIMGHCHPSIRRQRTVSVSGRRVTRNAGTIPVVLKIRVDRDCVRRCAGMTVGDSKAPLECVVMPAFNSLISGVGVDREDFVLAGPMFGNGCGRCASLMEAEVYSTAGVFLNTVQALRRDESARSTSRAIRGLE